From the Sphingomonas mesophila genome, one window contains:
- a CDS encoding acyl-CoA dehydrogenase family protein, whose product MLSIVNNDTASWTDRAYELATGFADRAAVHDRSDEFVANNLDALKAAGFHKALVPTEFGGGGASIAELCDVIRIIGAACGSTALAFSMHCHLVAAAAWRWKYQQAPTEGLLKRVAAEDLSLVSSGGSDWLESGGVAEKVDGGFRVTARKPFSSGSPSGDLLVTSAVYDDPDAGPTVLHFAVPLRGDGVAHLDTWQVMGMRGTGSNDIQLTNVFVADAAISGRRPAGEWHMLFHVISKIAFALIYAAYLGIAEGARDAAVAAVAKRPADANSARRAGEMELELLSARLAHRHMVEIAEHAEPGMETTSTAMAGRTLVGRHAIATVEKAMELAGGMSFYRKSGLERAFRDVQAARFHPLQLGPQLDLSGRVALGWDVA is encoded by the coding sequence ATGCTTTCCATCGTCAACAACGACACCGCCAGCTGGACCGACCGCGCCTACGAACTCGCGACCGGCTTTGCCGACAGGGCGGCGGTGCACGACCGGAGCGATGAGTTCGTCGCCAACAATCTCGATGCGCTCAAGGCAGCCGGATTCCACAAGGCGCTGGTGCCGACCGAGTTCGGCGGTGGCGGCGCGTCGATCGCCGAATTGTGCGACGTCATCCGCATCATCGGCGCTGCCTGCGGCTCGACCGCGCTGGCATTCTCAATGCACTGCCACCTGGTCGCCGCCGCCGCCTGGCGGTGGAAGTACCAGCAGGCGCCGACCGAGGGACTGCTCAAGCGCGTCGCCGCGGAGGACCTGTCGCTGGTTTCCAGCGGCGGTTCCGACTGGCTGGAAAGCGGCGGCGTCGCGGAAAAGGTCGACGGCGGCTTCCGAGTCACGGCGCGCAAGCCCTTCTCCAGCGGCTCGCCGTCCGGCGACCTGCTGGTCACCAGCGCGGTCTACGACGACCCGGACGCCGGCCCGACCGTGCTCCATTTCGCCGTCCCGCTGCGCGGCGACGGGGTCGCGCATCTCGACACCTGGCAGGTGATGGGCATGCGCGGGACCGGGTCGAACGACATCCAGTTGACCAACGTGTTCGTCGCCGACGCCGCGATCAGCGGGCGCCGACCGGCGGGCGAATGGCACATGCTGTTCCATGTCATTTCGAAGATCGCTTTCGCGCTGATCTACGCGGCCTATCTCGGCATCGCCGAAGGCGCCCGCGATGCGGCGGTCGCGGCCGTTGCCAAGCGCCCGGCCGACGCCAACAGCGCCCGGCGCGCCGGCGAGATGGAGCTGGAATTGCTGTCGGCCCGTCTCGCCCATCGCCATATGGTCGAGATCGCCGAGCACGCCGAACCGGGAATGGAGACCACCAGCACGGCGATGGCCGGACGGACTTTGGTCGGGCGCCACGCCATCGCCACGGTCGAAAAAGCGATGGAGCTGGCCGGAGGCATGAGCTTCTACCGCAAGTCCGGGCTCGAGCGCGCCTTTCGCGACGTCCAGGCGGCCCGCTTCCACCCGCTGCAGCTGGGGCCTCAGCTCGATCTGTCGGGCCGAGTCGCGCTCGGCTGGGACGTGGCGTAG
- a CDS encoding CPBP family intramembrane glutamic endopeptidase, whose product MSYQANPARPLTLTHRALLIGAVVVVYSTGFAPNDALLGAGMRWLGNPAYEGFRGMFLPHLLLYSTLMAAVAAALWGALVAARLLPAPQLGSTSPRALALGAVGGLAALAGLLALVELTMPDGVRWIGLDPWKVAGNLFSNFYEEFVYRGFVLVALSAVFGFWPAALVASAMWALTHQQYPLPFQLLIFLSGVGWSWIARATRGLLAPYLSHTILDTAGDSLVG is encoded by the coding sequence ATGTCCTACCAAGCAAACCCCGCCCGCCCGCTGACCCTCACGCATCGCGCGCTGCTGATCGGTGCGGTAGTGGTCGTGTATTCAACCGGCTTTGCGCCCAATGACGCATTGCTCGGTGCCGGCATGCGCTGGCTCGGCAACCCCGCCTATGAAGGGTTTCGCGGCATGTTCCTGCCGCACCTCCTGCTTTACTCGACGTTGATGGCCGCGGTCGCCGCTGCGCTCTGGGGCGCACTCGTCGCCGCCCGGCTTCTACCCGCTCCGCAGCTCGGCTCGACCTCGCCTCGTGCGCTGGCGCTCGGCGCGGTCGGCGGACTGGCGGCGCTGGCCGGGCTCCTCGCGCTGGTCGAGCTGACGATGCCGGACGGCGTGCGCTGGATCGGCCTCGATCCGTGGAAGGTGGCCGGCAATCTCTTCTCCAATTTCTACGAGGAATTCGTCTACCGCGGCTTCGTCCTTGTCGCGCTGAGCGCCGTCTTCGGCTTCTGGCCAGCCGCGCTCGTCGCGTCGGCGATGTGGGCGCTTACGCATCAACAATATCCGTTGCCCTTCCAATTGCTGATCTTTCTCTCGGGAGTCGGCTGGTCGTGGATCGCCCGCGCCACGCGGGGACTGCTCGCCCCCTATCTGTCGCACACCATCCTCGACACGGCTGGCGACAGCCTGGTGGGATGA
- a CDS encoding YadA-like family protein — protein MNTKTMIRLLAGTMMIALFPATARADATPECNNAAAAGTTECGAISSAGATNATAVGNAASASGGASTAVGYNSAASGGGAIALGDTTRASGNSAVAIGSAAFATASGAIAIGNSNNASGDDSMAMGDSANATGEFAIAFGYGSGADSMNAIALGHDAQALADAATVVGNNARATGLNSLALGANSGATAANTVAVGNNATANFANSTAIGANAASTRANQVKLGAAGSSVTVGDIAASTAAQTGAIDVMTVDASGTVGRNTTLIPTVAQHTTQIGALQTTQGSHSTAITSLQGTVGQHTTQITALQTATAGYNTRFTALESKFDDLYDLSDTARRDAGKANEGVAMALAMETPSIPADARFALSGGVGHFNGKTSFATAIAAAVSQTASVSAGVGYSANSGEIGARAGFQLAW, from the coding sequence ATGAACACGAAGACCATGATCCGCCTGCTTGCGGGAACGATGATGATTGCCCTGTTCCCGGCCACTGCCCGTGCCGATGCGACGCCGGAATGCAATAACGCCGCCGCGGCGGGAACTACCGAATGCGGCGCGATCAGCAGCGCCGGCGCAACCAATGCGACCGCGGTCGGCAATGCCGCGAGCGCCTCCGGCGGAGCATCGACGGCGGTCGGCTACAACTCGGCCGCCTCCGGCGGCGGCGCCATCGCCCTTGGCGACACTACCCGCGCCAGCGGCAATAGCGCAGTCGCCATCGGCAGCGCGGCCTTTGCCACCGCCAGCGGCGCGATCGCCATCGGCAATTCGAACAACGCGTCGGGCGACGACTCGATGGCGATGGGCGATTCCGCTAATGCCACCGGCGAATTCGCCATTGCTTTCGGCTACGGTTCCGGCGCCGACAGTATGAACGCGATCGCCCTCGGTCACGACGCTCAGGCCCTCGCCGACGCCGCTACCGTAGTCGGCAATAATGCCCGGGCCACCGGGCTGAATTCGCTCGCTCTCGGCGCCAACAGCGGGGCGACGGCGGCGAATACGGTTGCGGTTGGCAATAACGCCACGGCCAACTTCGCCAACTCGACGGCGATCGGTGCCAACGCCGCCAGCACGCGCGCCAACCAGGTCAAGCTCGGTGCCGCCGGCAGCTCAGTCACCGTCGGCGACATCGCCGCCTCGACGGCCGCGCAGACCGGCGCGATCGATGTTATGACCGTCGATGCCTCGGGCACGGTCGGGCGCAACACGACCCTGATCCCGACTGTCGCCCAGCACACTACCCAGATCGGGGCGCTGCAGACGACCCAGGGCTCGCACTCCACGGCGATTACCTCGCTCCAGGGCACCGTCGGCCAGCACACGACGCAGATCACCGCGCTGCAGACTGCGACGGCTGGCTACAACACCCGCTTCACGGCGCTGGAGAGCAAGTTCGACGATCTCTACGACCTCTCCGACACGGCGCGGCGCGATGCCGGCAAGGCCAATGAGGGCGTGGCCATGGCGCTGGCGATGGAAACGCCCTCGATCCCGGCAGACGCGCGGTTCGCGCTGTCGGGCGGGGTCGGCCATTTCAACGGCAAGACCAGCTTTGCCACCGCGATTGCCGCGGCGGTCAGCCAGACCGCGTCGGTTTCGGCCGGGGTCGGCTATTCCGCCAACAGCGGCGAAATTGGCGCCCGGGCCGGCTTCCAGCTCGCCTGGTGA
- a CDS encoding winged helix-turn-helix transcriptional regulator, translated as MPERSYGQFCPVAMAAEILATRWTIVLLRELLAGSTRFNELRRGVPRMSPALLSQRLKELEEAGVVERVPVAKEPGVSEYVLTAAGRELKPIVEAFGCWGQRWVSSKLSLQQPDVNLLMWDMRRGLKREPMPQRRCIMQFQFSGEPAATRNWWIVATPGEPAELCCVDPGHDVDLYIATDVRTMAAIWMGHDIVRDARDAGRLMLTGPDRLVAQFQSWLGLSPFATVERPLAA; from the coding sequence ATGCCCGAACGCAGCTATGGCCAGTTCTGCCCGGTCGCGATGGCCGCCGAGATTTTGGCGACCCGCTGGACGATCGTCCTGCTGCGCGAGCTTCTCGCCGGCTCGACGCGGTTCAACGAATTGCGCCGCGGCGTGCCGCGGATGTCCCCGGCGCTGCTGTCGCAACGGCTCAAGGAACTGGAAGAGGCCGGCGTCGTCGAGCGGGTGCCTGTCGCGAAAGAGCCGGGAGTCAGCGAATATGTACTGACGGCCGCCGGACGCGAGCTCAAGCCGATCGTCGAGGCGTTCGGATGCTGGGGCCAGCGCTGGGTGTCGAGCAAGCTGTCGCTGCAGCAGCCCGACGTCAATCTGCTGATGTGGGATATGCGCCGGGGCCTGAAGCGCGAGCCGATGCCCCAGCGGCGCTGTATCATGCAGTTCCAATTCTCCGGCGAACCGGCGGCGACGCGCAATTGGTGGATCGTCGCCACCCCCGGCGAGCCGGCGGAATTGTGCTGCGTCGATCCCGGCCACGACGTCGACCTTTACATCGCGACGGACGTCCGGACGATGGCCGCGATCTGGATGGGGCACGATATTGTGCGCGACGCTCGCGACGCCGGACGGCTGATGCTGACCGGGCCGGATCGGCTGGTCGCGCAATTCCAGAGCTGGCTCGGCCTGAGCCCGTTCGCGACGGTCGAGCGGCCGCTCGCCGCCTGA
- a CDS encoding M16 family metallopeptidase: MIRLLLALTAAAVALAQPSAAQAPRANGWGVALTDIQPDPSIIYGTLPNGMKYAIRRNGFPKGTASVRLRFEFGSIGEDEDERGLAHFIEHMAFNGSTNVPEGEMVRILERQGLKFGPDNNAQTGFDQTLYMLDLPKVEDEQVDTALMLMREVASEIAFDPAAVERERGVILGERRVRNTFQLAQVMDSIAFQIPDTPYPRRLPIGTEPVLRGAPAERLKALYRRYYRPENATLVFVGDADPKRIEAKIRDRFASWTPAGGERVPLPRGKVDLKRGPAFDTFVHQSVATTISITAYRPWREPVDTLAERRLATVRGIARTAFNRRLQRLITAPDSPLLSASLIDNDIEDAALGVSFGLVAKDGAWKEALTIAEQELRRAVTHGFTAAELELQKAENSGFLKNAVEQADARSHQALAAAILNVVGTRNHVTTPAFRQGYWQSIAPTITLAEVNAAFRELWASSAPLVHVSAKERIGAPDVAEAYRASARLAVAAPAAEAALKFAYDSFGAPGAIVEDRRIADLGIRTLRFANGVRLNLKKTDFERGKIVFSARLGGGLLALPVDRPTMAAMLGSLATLAGTAKHSIDDIRTLAAGQRVTPGWSVQADSLMAAGTVSPDELALQMKLSAAYLTDPGLRPEAASQWANLVPVMSKQIDASPGGVLASRVPAYLASGDWRFGIAPAAMLQATRLEDARPVLTALAASAPLEIGLVGDLDEAAAIRAVAATFGALPRRADTAPVAPGARRALFRSDRSPLVLTHTGNRDQEMVALAWPTADDRDFKREIGMSLLTGVMDLMLTESVRENFGASYGVSAGSVMSESFPDYGILTVSSVVDPAQADRVEAEFRRVAAALRESPVSADIFNRARAPMLESMARARLRNAFWLGFVATAQTKAHRLDRARTGEALLKSITAADLQALARQYLDPDKTQRIRIVSDKARPTAVMK, encoded by the coding sequence ATGATCCGCTTGCTGCTTGCTCTTACCGCCGCCGCCGTTGCGCTGGCCCAGCCGTCCGCTGCCCAGGCGCCGCGCGCCAACGGCTGGGGCGTGGCTCTTACCGACATCCAGCCCGACCCGTCGATCATCTACGGCACCCTGCCCAACGGCATGAAATATGCCATCCGCCGCAACGGCTTCCCCAAGGGCACGGCGTCGGTCCGACTGCGCTTCGAGTTCGGCTCTATCGGCGAGGATGAGGACGAGCGCGGCCTCGCCCACTTCATTGAGCACATGGCCTTCAACGGTTCGACCAACGTCCCCGAGGGCGAAATGGTCAGGATCCTCGAGCGCCAGGGCCTCAAGTTCGGCCCCGACAACAACGCCCAGACCGGCTTCGACCAGACGCTCTACATGCTCGATCTGCCCAAGGTCGAGGACGAGCAGGTCGACACCGCCCTGATGCTGATGCGCGAGGTCGCGAGCGAGATCGCGTTTGACCCGGCGGCGGTCGAGCGCGAGCGGGGCGTGATCCTCGGCGAGCGGCGAGTCCGCAACACCTTCCAGCTGGCGCAGGTGATGGACAGCATCGCCTTCCAGATTCCGGACACGCCCTATCCGCGGCGCCTGCCGATCGGCACCGAGCCGGTGCTCCGCGGCGCCCCGGCCGAGCGGTTGAAGGCGCTCTATCGCCGCTACTACCGGCCGGAGAACGCCACTTTGGTGTTCGTCGGCGATGCCGATCCGAAGCGGATCGAGGCCAAGATCCGCGATCGCTTCGCGAGCTGGACTCCGGCCGGCGGCGAGCGCGTCCCGCTGCCGCGCGGCAAGGTCGATCTCAAGCGCGGCCCGGCCTTCGACACCTTCGTCCATCAATCGGTCGCAACGACCATCTCGATCACCGCCTACCGGCCGTGGCGCGAACCGGTCGACACGCTTGCCGAGCGCCGCCTCGCGACCGTGCGCGGCATCGCCCGGACCGCTTTCAACCGCCGGCTCCAGCGGCTCATCACCGCGCCCGACTCCCCCCTGCTGAGCGCCAGCCTGATCGACAACGACATCGAGGACGCCGCCCTTGGAGTGAGCTTCGGGCTGGTCGCCAAGGACGGCGCCTGGAAGGAGGCGCTGACCATCGCCGAGCAGGAGCTTCGCCGGGCCGTCACCCATGGTTTCACCGCCGCCGAGCTCGAGCTGCAGAAAGCCGAGAACAGCGGCTTCCTCAAGAACGCGGTCGAGCAGGCCGACGCACGCAGCCACCAGGCGCTCGCCGCGGCGATCCTCAACGTCGTTGGCACACGCAACCACGTCACCACCCCGGCCTTCCGCCAAGGCTATTGGCAGTCGATTGCGCCAACCATCACGCTGGCCGAGGTTAACGCCGCCTTCCGCGAACTGTGGGCCTCCAGCGCGCCGCTCGTCCACGTCAGCGCCAAGGAGCGCATCGGAGCCCCTGATGTTGCCGAGGCCTATCGCGCGAGCGCCCGGCTGGCGGTCGCCGCGCCGGCCGCCGAAGCGGCCCTGAAGTTCGCCTACGACAGCTTCGGCGCGCCCGGCGCAATCGTCGAGGACCGGCGGATCGCCGATCTCGGCATCCGCACGCTGCGCTTCGCCAACGGCGTTCGGCTGAATCTCAAGAAGACCGACTTCGAGCGCGGCAAGATCGTCTTCTCAGCCCGCCTCGGCGGCGGCCTGCTCGCGCTGCCGGTCGACCGTCCGACGATGGCCGCGATGCTGGGCTCGCTGGCGACCCTGGCCGGTACGGCAAAACACTCGATCGACGATATCCGCACGCTCGCCGCCGGGCAGCGCGTGACGCCCGGCTGGAGCGTCCAGGCCGACTCCCTGATGGCCGCCGGCACCGTCTCGCCCGACGAGCTCGCGCTGCAGATGAAGCTCAGCGCTGCCTATCTCACCGACCCCGGCCTCCGCCCCGAGGCCGCCAGCCAGTGGGCCAATCTGGTGCCGGTGATGTCGAAACAGATCGACGCCAGCCCGGGCGGCGTGCTTGCCTCGCGCGTTCCGGCCTATCTGGCGTCGGGCGACTGGCGCTTCGGGATCGCCCCTGCGGCGATGCTTCAGGCAACTCGGCTCGAGGACGCGCGCCCGGTGCTCACCGCGCTGGCCGCATCGGCACCGCTCGAGATCGGCCTCGTCGGCGACCTCGACGAAGCGGCCGCGATCCGCGCCGTTGCCGCGACTTTCGGCGCGCTACCTAGACGCGCCGATACCGCTCCCGTGGCGCCCGGCGCGCGCCGCGCGCTGTTCCGCAGCGACCGCTCGCCGCTGGTCCTCACCCACACCGGCAATCGCGACCAGGAGATGGTCGCGCTGGCCTGGCCGACCGCCGACGACCGTGACTTCAAGCGCGAGATTGGAATGTCGCTGCTGACCGGCGTGATGGACCTGATGCTGACCGAAAGCGTGCGCGAGAATTTTGGCGCGTCCTACGGCGTGTCGGCCGGGTCGGTGATGTCCGAATCCTTCCCCGATTACGGCATCCTCACCGTCAGCTCGGTGGTCGATCCGGCCCAGGCCGACCGGGTCGAGGCCGAGTTCCGCCGGGTCGCGGCGGCGCTTCGCGAGTCGCCGGTCAGCGCCGACATCTTCAACCGCGCCCGTGCGCCGATGCTCGAATCGATGGCTCGCGCGCGGCTCCGCAACGCCTTTTGGCTGGGCTTCGTGGCGACCGCCCAGACCAAGGCGCACCGGCTCGATCGGGCGCGCACCGGCGAGGCGCTGCTGAAGTCGATCACCGCCGCCGACCTCCAGGCGCTGGCCCGCCAATATCTCGATCCGGACAAGACACAGCGGATTCGCATCGTCAGCGACAAGGCGCGCCCGACGGCGGTCATGAAGTAG
- a CDS encoding GcrA family cell cycle regulator → MSWTEERIERLKSMWAKGATASQIADELGGVSRNAVIGKAHRLGLESRPSPVKPGEEKDAAKPAKAAAPKKAAPKPAPAPQRSEPAESSAHADDIAPGDAPSGAGPRFAQQQAPVMPHRASQPQPDPNVQYRSVGPGGFIRQGPGDTQAPIPPAPPRRLVPAKPSAEVADKTSLLDLNDRVCRWPMGHPGEPDFHFCGQAANPGYPYCVQHCGVAYQAQLPRRDRRPPPPLPFGGPRVR, encoded by the coding sequence ATGTCCTGGACCGAAGAGCGAATCGAGCGGCTGAAGTCGATGTGGGCCAAGGGCGCCACGGCCAGCCAGATCGCCGATGAGTTGGGCGGAGTCAGCCGCAATGCGGTGATCGGCAAGGCCCACCGCCTCGGCCTCGAATCGCGCCCGTCGCCGGTCAAGCCGGGCGAGGAAAAGGATGCCGCCAAACCGGCCAAGGCCGCGGCTCCGAAGAAGGCCGCGCCCAAGCCCGCGCCGGCTCCGCAGCGGTCCGAGCCCGCCGAGAGCTCGGCCCATGCCGACGACATCGCGCCCGGTGACGCTCCCAGCGGTGCCGGCCCGCGCTTCGCCCAGCAACAAGCGCCGGTGATGCCGCATCGCGCCTCGCAGCCGCAGCCCGATCCCAATGTCCAGTATCGGTCGGTCGGGCCGGGCGGGTTCATTCGCCAGGGCCCGGGCGACACCCAGGCGCCGATCCCGCCGGCTCCGCCGCGCCGGCTGGTCCCGGCCAAGCCGAGCGCCGAGGTCGCCGACAAGACCAGCCTGCTTGATCTCAACGACCGCGTCTGCCGTTGGCCGATGGGCCACCCGGGCGAGCCGGATTTCCATTTCTGCGGCCAGGCCGCCAACCCGGGCTACCCCTATTGCGTGCAGCATTGCGGAGTCGCCTATCAGGCGCAGCTTCCGCGCCGCGATCGCCGCCCGCCGCCGCCGCTGCCGTTCGGCGGTCCGCGCGTCCGCTAG